The DNA window GTTAAAGTACCACGCAGGGGTTGAGATGGAATTTTATAGAATGTTGGCGGTCCGCGGAGGGTATGATAACGGTATATTTACCGCGGGGTTTGGTTTAAAACTGGGTAGTTATAGTATTGACTATGCAGTACTTCAGCATGACATCTTTGGGTTGAGCCATCGCGCAGGTTTTACATTTGTATTTCCAAAATAGGGAATACCCTCATCGTGTTTGACTTATCCGTGAATTAGGGTTATAATAATTCCTTAAATATTTTTATTTTTTAATGGAAGGAAACGGTAGGATTATTTATGGTTACAGATGTTAAACAAACAGGTAACATCCCGGTATTTATGGTTGAAGGCGCTAACTTGCCGGAAGCATGGGAGAAAGCTGTATTAAAAGTATGGTCTCAAGGAGAATCTGTCCGCACGGAGTATGATAAACCAGGTGACCCGCCAAGTAAGGATTGTACAATGATGATGGTGGTAAACGACCCGTATGCCGAGCCAAGGATTCATAAAGCGTTCCCCGGCGGGCTTGATGACCTCGAGGTTTACCGCCAGGAAGTGGTTAATGGCGTGCATGATCATTGGATCAAACCTGAGGAAGGGAAATGGACTTATACATACCACCAGCGCTTGTTTGCTTATGAAATTGAAGGTAAGGTGGTTAACCAGATTGATTATGTAGTTAACCGGTTATCCAAAGCCGGGCATTCACGACGCGCACAGGCGATTACCTGGAATGTAAAAACTGATGCTCCGACCGAGGATCCGCCTTGTTTACAGCGTATATGGTTCCGTATGTCGCCCGATGATAAAGGCGGGATGGTGCTTAATATGAATACGCATTGGCGGTCACGTGATGCGTTTAAGGCTGCGTTTATGAATATCTTTGCGTTAACCGATCTTTTTAAGATCGTTGCGGAGCGTATAAGTAAGAATATAGGTAAACCTGTAAAAGTCGGGAGGTATGTTGATATTGCTGATAGTTTTCATATTTACGGGTCATATTTCAAAGAACTTGACCGGTTTATGGATACTATAAAAAACCGTTCATGGGAAGACCGTACGTGGAACAGCGAGTTTGCGGAACCGTTTTTTGAGGATGGGAAGAAACGGTTAGAAAATGAAAAGACGGGGAAGTAGTTGTTTAAGATGGATAGTAAAGAAGTACGCAATAATTTTTTAAAGTATTTTGAATCAAACGGCCATAGGGTAGTACCGTCTGATAGTTTGATACCGTCCGGGGATCCTACGTTATTGTTTACAA is part of the Elusimicrobiota bacterium genome and encodes:
- a CDS encoding thymidylate synthase translates to MVTDVKQTGNIPVFMVEGANLPEAWEKAVLKVWSQGESVRTEYDKPGDPPSKDCTMMMVVNDPYAEPRIHKAFPGGLDDLEVYRQEVVNGVHDHWIKPEEGKWTYTYHQRLFAYEIEGKVVNQIDYVVNRLSKAGHSRRAQAITWNVKTDAPTEDPPCLQRIWFRMSPDDKGGMVLNMNTHWRSRDAFKAAFMNIFALTDLFKIVAERISKNIGKPVKVGRYVDIADSFHIYGSYFKELDRFMDTIKNRSWEDRTWNSEFAEPFFEDGKKRLENEKTGK